A segment of the Marinobacter arenosus genome:
CACGCCCTCGGGTTTTTCCGCGGCGACGTAAATCGTAATGCCGCCGTCGGGGTCGAGTTTCATGCCCCCGTTTTCTCCCACGCTGTATTTCTTGCGGTCGTTGGGGATGAAAAATCCGTTGGCAGAATCGTAGAGCGTGAGAGACCAGAAGGCCTTGGCAGGTGGCATCTGGTTTTTATCCATGTGAACGATGTAGTCATGCATGGCGTTCATGGTCTCGCCACTTTCGGTCACCACCGCAGGGTACACAGCCTCGCTCGAGGGAAGGCCGATCGGGCCGATCACGGATTGAAACAGGAGTGTCTCGGAGTCAATGTTGCCCTTGGTTCGGAACATTTTTGGCAGCAAACGGGCCATCTCTTGCCCCTCGGACATTTTGGCGAACTCCTGCTGCCGGATGGTGTCCGCCACCGTTTTGAAGCGGGCGCCGTCATAGCCGCGAATCGTGTCCGCGTCGTAGGATTTCCCCGGTTCAATACCCATCGGTTTGAGCGCTGCCAGCAGCTCGGTATCGACCGGGTCATCGGGCTCAAACGTTGTGTGGTTGACCGCAAACTGCATCACCTGCGGAAAGTTGTTGGCGTAGATGTCGCTATCCGTGCGCCCCACCGCGGGAAAATCGAGTGCGTGGCGGGCTTTGGCGGGCTGGCCCTGGAATTCGGCGAGAGACATCGCCTTGACGGATTTCATCTGCTCGACAATGCGCGCAAACCGGTCCGGATCGTTGGCATGGGGCATGACCCGGAAAACCGCCGAGACGAAATCACCCGTCATCTCGAAATGGTGGTCGACTCCAGAGACCTGGCCGCCATCGAATCCCTGAGTCCGTTCTGTGTAGAAAAGCGCTTTGCCGGGCTCGTTGAAATCACCCTTGGTCACCGACAGGGGCACGTTGACGTAGTGGTCATACCCCGTGACCATCAGCGACACATAATTTGAATCGAATGCCGGAAACCCCAGAATCATCGGCTCCGAGCGCAGGTCCAGCATGCAGGCAATATAGAGCGTGTCGTTGTTGGGCCGCGCGATGTCGGTC
Coding sequences within it:
- a CDS encoding DUF1214 domain-containing protein; this encodes MVKKPTTITQTLRLLTFVLFVSSSGFALNAASATSEGAASDQAANGSATLTDAQVEDIVRRSYPYVAMYNVNNKFALKDGWNRCVADTELKDHTMTDIARPNNDTLYIACMLDLRSEPMILGFPAFDSNYVSLMVTGYDHYVNVPLSVTKGDFNEPGKALFYTERTQGFDGGQVSGVDHHFEMTGDFVSAVFRVMPHANDPDRFARIVEQMKSVKAMSLAEFQGQPAKARHALDFPAVGRTDSDIYANNFPQVMQFAVNHTTFEPDDPVDTELLAALKPMGIEPGKSYDADTIRGYDGARFKTVADTIRQQEFAKMSEGQEMARLLPKMFRTKGNIDSETLLFQSVIGPIGLPSSEAVYPAVVTESGETMNAMHDYIVHMDKNQMPPAKAFWSLTLYDSANGFFIPNDRKKYSVGENGGMKLDPDGGITIYVAAEKPEGVPEENWLPITRRDQDLDIIMRIYAPDLEAFKQYQVPKAKQVTTQ